A genomic window from Salvia miltiorrhiza cultivar Shanhuang (shh) chromosome 5, IMPLAD_Smil_shh, whole genome shotgun sequence includes:
- the LOC131025364 gene encoding vignain-like — MVIPRFLLLSILIIASVSTFANCIDFTEKDLSSDESLWDLYQRWRSHHAVSPRNLEETRRRFNVFKANAQHIHAVNEMGKPYKLRLNRYADMTNHEFRASYASKIKHHRMLRGSRASTGFMHEAAGDLPASVDWRARGAVTGVKNQGDCGSCWAFSTVVGVEGINKIRTGQLVSLSEQELVDCEQDNKGCDGGLMQHAFEFIKKQGGLATETFYPYRATDGICDATKMNVPAVTIDGYENVPANDEDALMKAVANQPVSVAMDAGGSNLQFYSEGVFTGECGTELDHGVAVVGYGSTLDGTKYWIVKNSWGPEWGEQGYIRMQRGVDAREGLCGIAMDASYPIKLSSDNPQPPPPTAKDEL, encoded by the exons atggtGATACCAAGGTTTCTCTTGCTCTCAATTCTCATTATTGCCTCTGTTTCCACCTTTGCAAACTGCATAGACTTCACTGAAAAAGACCTAAGCTCCGATGAGAGCTTGTGGGACTTGTACCAAAGGTGGCGGAGCCACCACGCCGTCTCCCCCCGCAATCTGGAGGAGACACGGAGGCGTTTCAACGTGTTCAAGGCCAACGCGCAACACATCCACGCCGTGAACGAGATGGGCAAGCCTTACAAGCTGAGGCTCAACAGGTATGCTGACATGACCAACCACGAGTTCAGAGCCTCGTACGCCTCGAAGATCAAGCACCACCGGATGCTGCGTGGCAGCCGGGCGAGCACAGGGTTCATGCACGAGGCGGCCGGGGATTTGCCGGCGTCGGTTGATTGGAGGGCTCGAGGTGCAGTCACTGGAGTCAAGAATCAAGGGGACTGTG GTAGTTGTTGGGCTTTCTCAACTGTGGTGGGAGTTGAGGGCATCAACAAGATCAGAACTGGGCAATTGGTGTCTTTGTCTGAGCAAGAATTGGTTGATTGTGAGCAAGATAATAAAGGGTGCGATGGGGGATTGATGCAACATGCATTTGAGTTCATCAAGAAACAGGGTGGCCTAGCAACCGAGACCTTCTATCCCTATCGAGCCACCGATGGTATATGTGATGCAACCAAG ATGAATGTACCGGCGGTTACGATCGACGGCTATGAAAACGTGCCTGCAAATGACGAGGATGCGTTGATGAAAGCCGTCGCAAATCAACCTGTATCCGTCGCTATGGATGCCGGCGGTTCTAATTTGCAATTTTACTCCGAG GGAGTATTCACGGGCGAATGTGGCACGGAGCTAGACCACGGGGTAGCGGTTGTGGGTTACGGGTCCACACTCGACGGGACCAAATATTGGATCGTGAAGAACTCGTGGGGGCCCGAGTGGGGCGAGCAAGGCTATATTAGGATGCAACGTGGTGTCGATGCACGAGAAGGATTGTGTGGTATCGCGATGGATGCCTCGTATCCTATCAAGTTATCGTCGGATAATCcgcaaccaccaccaccaacagCTAAGGATGAGCTCTGA